One window from the genome of Falco peregrinus isolate bFalPer1 chromosome 15, bFalPer1.pri, whole genome shotgun sequence encodes:
- the USP28 gene encoding ubiquitin carboxyl-terminal hydrolase 28 isoform X2 gives MLLNQLKEITGIQDSAFLHAALKAANGDLMEAVTFLTEEHTQEPAQDMPAAEPAAWEGSAVGKQLPQNVTTALTPNNKDDLHAGDAFRPLELPKAQAEERDAAERPQEAHCAETKNRSKRKRCEVWGENPKQNDWRRMGDWPVGMKNIGNTCWFSAVIQSLFQLSEFRRLVLGYSLPQNVLESCRSHTGKRNIAFMQELQCLFALMLGTRRKFVDPSAALELLRDAFRSTEEQQQDVSEFTHKLLDWLEDAFQLAVNVRSPGNKSENPMVQLFYGTFLTEGVHEGNTFSKIETFGQYPLQVNGYRNLNECLEGAMVEGEMDEATAAQSVKYGQERWFTKLPPVLTFELSRFEFNQSLGQPEKIHTKLEFPQTIYMDRYLHCSKELIQMKREEIKRLKEQMVILQQKLERYMKYGSGPARFPLPDMLQYVLEFVTTKPAAGVSSAQGSQTALLQAQAEPHILDVPSQPNGILEKKNTRTEDGACFSANSSPQQKLSRPLQASGSPAERSEHPAPHMVSEEELKLVRTCLQRWRNEIEQDVQDLKESIARINLSIDQMYCDPLLQQVPYHLHAVLVHEGQANSGHYWAFIYDQSRKSWLKYNDISVTESSWEELERDSFGGLKNASAYCLMYINDKVSHFAAGEDDGPEVGQFQREVEALPPELRHYIQEDNWQLEQEAEEWEEEQSCKIPQMEPSPASESQDLSSESGPDQTSVCEQSMRSLSSEHAMIAKEQTAKAIANTADAYEKNGVEAALCEPKEVEPKKAQLGETAVQAEQPQDAKEMVSATQTSSQVSEVEIPSVGKIPVRSDADGYNEEVMLSPAMQGVILAIAKARQTFDRDGSEAGLVKAFHEEYSRLYLLAKETPTPQNDARLQHVLIYFLQNNAPQQVVERTLLEQFADKNLSYDERSISIMKVARAKLREIGPDDVDMEEYKRWHEDYSLFRKVSVYLLTGLELYQNRKYQESLTYLVYAYQSNTKLLRKGASRGVSESLIGLYRRKCLLKLNEVAASLFVSCEEVHVAEGISILNELIIPCMHLMNNFEISKEDLDAIEVMRSRWCSYLGREDMDAKLQMKLGELLPRLLDGSTEVIVLKEPPKIRPNSPYDLCSRFAAVMESIHGASTVTVK, from the exons ATGCTTCTAAACCAGCTGAAAGAGATCACAGGAATTCAagactctgcttttcttcacgCAGCTCTAAAG GCTGCTAATGGAGACCTAATGGAAGCAGTCACCTTCCTGACAGAGGAGCACACTCAGGAGCCAGCCCAAGACATGCCTGCTGCCGAGCCGGCCGCTTGGGAAGGGAGCGCTGTGGGCAAACAGCTCCCACAAA ATGTTACTACTGCACTTACCCCTAACAACAAAGATGACCTCCACGCAGGCGACGCCTTCAGACCCCTGGAGTTGCCAAAAGCTCAGGCTGAAGAAAGAGATGCTGCTGAAAG ACCACAGGAAGCACATTGTGCTGAAACAAAAAATCGCTCCAAGAGGAAACGCTGTGAAGTCTGGGGAGAGAACCCCAAGCAAAATGACTGGAGAAGAATGGGAGACTGGCCTGTTGGAATGAAGAATATTGGAAATACATGTTGGTTTAGTGCTGTCATACAG tCTCTGTTTCAGTTGTCAGAATTTCGGAGGCTGGTCCTTGGATACTCCCTCCCACAAAATGTGCTTGAAAGTTGCCGTAGTCACACT ggaaaaagaaatattgcattCATGCAAGAACTTCAGTGTCTGTTTGCTTTAATGCTGGGGACACGTCGTAAGTTTGTAGACCCTTCTGCAGCACTGGAACTCTTGAGGGATGCGTTTAGATCCACTGAAGAACAGCAG CAAGATGTGAGTGAATTTACACATAAACTACTGGACTGGCTGGAGGATGCATTCCAGCTTGCTGTGAATGTCAG GAGTCCGGGCAACAAATCTGAAAACCCAATGGTACAGCTTTTCTATGGGACTTTCTTGACTGAGGGTGTCCATGAGG GCAATACTTTTTCCAAGATTGAAACCTTTGGTCAGTATCCCCTTCAGGTAAATGGTTATCGAAACTTGAATGAGTGCTTGGAAGGAGCCATGGTGGAGGGAGAGATGGATGAGGCAACAGCAGCTCAGTCAGTGAAGTACGGACAGGAG CGCTGGTTTACAAAACTCCCACCAGTACTGACCTTTGAACTCTCCCGATTTGAGTTCAATCAGTCACTAGGACAACCAGAGAAAATTCACACCAAGCTAGAATTTCCCCAGACTATTTATATGGACAG GTACCTCCACTGCAGTAAAGAGCTTATTCAGatgaagagagaagaaatcaaGAGATTGAAGGAACAAATGGTGattctgcagcagaaactgGAAAG GTATATGAAATACGGCTCTGGCCCAGCCCGCTTTCCACTGCCTGACATGCTCCAGTATGTTCTCGAATTCGTCACTACAAAGCCAGCTGCAGGTGTTTCTTCGGCTCAGGGCTCTCAGACAGCACTCCTGCAGGCCCAAGCTGAGCCTCACATTTTGGACGTGCCTTCACAGCCAAATGG CATACTAGAAAAGAAGAATACTAGGACCGAAGATGGAGCTTGCTTTTCAGCAAATTCTTCACCACAGCAAAAATTGAGTAGGCCACTCCAAGCTTCTGGTTCACCAGCGGAAAGGTCAGAACATCCAGCTCCTCACATGGTTTCTGAGGAAGAGCTGAAGCTTGTTAGGACGTGTCTGCAGCGATGGAGAAATGAGATCGAACAGGACGTGCAAG ATCTGAAGGAGTCTATCGCCAGAATCAACCTGTCCATTGACCAAATGTACTGTGACCCTCTCCTCCAACAG GTTCCCTACCATCTGCATGCAGTCTTGGTACACGAAGGACAAGCAAATTCTGGTCACTACTGGGCCTTCATATATGACCAGTCTCGAAAAAGCTGGCTCAAATACAATGACATCTCAGTGACAGAATCATCGTGGGAAGAATTGGAGAGAGATTCATTTGGAGGCTTGAAAAATGCCAGCGCCTACTGCCTGATGTACATAAATGATAAGGTGTCCCACTTTGCAGCAG GTGAGGATGATGGCCCAGAGGTTGGACAGTTTCAGAGGGAGGTGGAAGCCTTGCCCCCAGAGCTGAGACACTACATCCAGGAGGACAACTGGCAACTcgagcaggaggcagaggagtgGGAAGAGGAGCAATCTTGCAAGATTCCTCAGATGGAGCCTTCACCTGCTTCTGAATCGCAGGACCTCTCTTCCGAATCAGGGCCAG ATCAGACTTCAGTCTGTGAGCAGAGCATGCGCTCTCTGTCCTCTGAACACGCCATGATTGCCAAGGAGCAGACTGCCAAGGCCATCGCAAACACCGCCGACGCCTATGAAAAGAACGGTGTCGAGGCAGCTCTCTGCGAG CCCAAGGAGGTAGAGCCAAAGAAGGCCCAACTGGGAGAAACAGCAGTTCAGGCAGAACAACCGCAGGATGCTAAGGAAATGGTGTCTGCTACCCAAACTAGCTCACAGGTCTCTGAAGTGGAAATTCCCAGTGTGGGGAAGATTCCTGTTAGATCTGATGCAGACGGATATAATGAGGAG GTGATGCTGAGTCCAGCCATGCAAGGTGTCATCCTGGCTATTGCAAAAGCCCGCCAGACCTTTGATCGAGATGGGTCTGAAGCGGGGCTTGTTAAG GCGTTCCATGAGGAGTACTCCCGGCTCTACCTGCTTGCCAAAGAGACCCCAACCCCTCAGAACGACGCCCGGTTGCAACATGTGCTCATTTACTTCCTGCAAAACAATGCTCCCCAGCAGGTGGTAGAACGTACCCTGCTTGAGCAGTTTGCGGacaaaaacctcagctatgACGAAAG GTCAATTAGCATTATGAAGGTGGCACGAGCAAAGCTGAGAGAAATTGGACCTGATGATGTCGATATGGAGGAGTACAAG AGATGGCATGAAGACTACAGCCTTTTTCGCAAGGTGTCAGTTTACCTGCTGACAGGGTTGGAGCTGTACCAGAATAGAAA GTACCAGGAGTCACTCACCTACCTGGTCTATGCCTACCAAAGCAACACGAAGCTGCTGAGGAAAGGAGCCAGCAGAGGAGTGAGCGAATCACTGATTGGCTTGTACAGAAGGAAGTGTCTCCTG AAGCTGAACGAGGTGGCAGCATCGCTCTTCGTAAGTTGTGAAGAAGTTCATGTGGCCGAGGGCATTAGCATCCTGAATGAGCTGATCATCCCCTGCATGCACCTCATGAATAACTTTGAGATCTCCAAAGAGGACCTGGATGCTATCGAGGTCATGAGAAGCCGCTGGTGCTCCTATTTGGGACGAGAAGACATGGATG CAAAACTGCAGATGAAGCTGGGCGAATTGCTTCCCCGGCTCCTCGACGGCTCCACCGAGGTCATTGTGCTGAAAGAGCCCCCGAAGATCCGGCCCAACTCCCCCTACGACCTCTGCAGCCGGTTTGCAGCCGTGATGGAGTCCATTCACGGGGCCTCGACTGTGACTGTGAAGTAG
- the USP28 gene encoding ubiquitin carboxyl-terminal hydrolase 28 isoform X5, translated as MSDRSPGNKSENPMVQLFYGTFLTEGVHEGNTFSKIETFGQYPLQVNGYRNLNECLEGAMVEGEMDEATAAQSVKYGQERWFTKLPPVLTFELSRFEFNQSLGQPEKIHTKLEFPQTIYMDRYLHCSKELIQMKREEIKRLKEQMVILQQKLERYMKYGSGPARFPLPDMLQYVLEFVTTKPAAGVSSAQGSQTALLQAQAEPHILDVPSQPNGILEKKNTRTEDGACFSANSSPQQKLSRPLQASGSPAERSEHPAPHMVSEEELKLVRTCLQRWRNEIEQDVQDLKESIARINLSIDQMYCDPLLQQVPYHLHAVLVHEGQANSGHYWAFIYDQSRKSWLKYNDISVTESSWEELERDSFGGLKNASAYCLMYINDKVSHFAAGEDDGPEVGQFQREVEALPPELRHYIQEDNWQLEQEAEEWEEEQSCKIPQMEPSPASESQDLSSESGPDQTSVCEQSMRSLSSEHAMIAKEQTAKAIANTADAYEKNGVEAALCEPKEVEPKKAQLGETAVQAEQPQDAKEMVSATQTSSQVSEVEIPSVGKIPVRSDADGYNEEVMLSPAMQGVILAIAKARQTFDRDGSEAGLVKAFHEEYSRLYLLAKETPTPQNDARLQHVLIYFLQNNAPQQVVERTLLEQFADKNLSYDERSISIMKVARAKLREIGPDDVDMEEYKRWHEDYSLFRKVSVYLLTGLELYQNRKYQESLTYLVYAYQSNTKLLRKGASRGVSESLIGLYRRKCLLKLNEVAASLFVSCEEVHVAEGISILNELIIPCMHLMNNFEISKEDLDAIEVMRSRWCSYLGREDMDAKLQMKLGELLPRLLDGSTEVIVLKEPPKIRPNSPYDLCSRFAAVMESIHGASTVTVK; from the exons ATGTCAG ACAGGAGTCCGGGCAACAAATCTGAAAACCCAATGGTACAGCTTTTCTATGGGACTTTCTTGACTGAGGGTGTCCATGAGG GCAATACTTTTTCCAAGATTGAAACCTTTGGTCAGTATCCCCTTCAGGTAAATGGTTATCGAAACTTGAATGAGTGCTTGGAAGGAGCCATGGTGGAGGGAGAGATGGATGAGGCAACAGCAGCTCAGTCAGTGAAGTACGGACAGGAG CGCTGGTTTACAAAACTCCCACCAGTACTGACCTTTGAACTCTCCCGATTTGAGTTCAATCAGTCACTAGGACAACCAGAGAAAATTCACACCAAGCTAGAATTTCCCCAGACTATTTATATGGACAG GTACCTCCACTGCAGTAAAGAGCTTATTCAGatgaagagagaagaaatcaaGAGATTGAAGGAACAAATGGTGattctgcagcagaaactgGAAAG GTATATGAAATACGGCTCTGGCCCAGCCCGCTTTCCACTGCCTGACATGCTCCAGTATGTTCTCGAATTCGTCACTACAAAGCCAGCTGCAGGTGTTTCTTCGGCTCAGGGCTCTCAGACAGCACTCCTGCAGGCCCAAGCTGAGCCTCACATTTTGGACGTGCCTTCACAGCCAAATGG CATACTAGAAAAGAAGAATACTAGGACCGAAGATGGAGCTTGCTTTTCAGCAAATTCTTCACCACAGCAAAAATTGAGTAGGCCACTCCAAGCTTCTGGTTCACCAGCGGAAAGGTCAGAACATCCAGCTCCTCACATGGTTTCTGAGGAAGAGCTGAAGCTTGTTAGGACGTGTCTGCAGCGATGGAGAAATGAGATCGAACAGGACGTGCAAG ATCTGAAGGAGTCTATCGCCAGAATCAACCTGTCCATTGACCAAATGTACTGTGACCCTCTCCTCCAACAG GTTCCCTACCATCTGCATGCAGTCTTGGTACACGAAGGACAAGCAAATTCTGGTCACTACTGGGCCTTCATATATGACCAGTCTCGAAAAAGCTGGCTCAAATACAATGACATCTCAGTGACAGAATCATCGTGGGAAGAATTGGAGAGAGATTCATTTGGAGGCTTGAAAAATGCCAGCGCCTACTGCCTGATGTACATAAATGATAAGGTGTCCCACTTTGCAGCAG GTGAGGATGATGGCCCAGAGGTTGGACAGTTTCAGAGGGAGGTGGAAGCCTTGCCCCCAGAGCTGAGACACTACATCCAGGAGGACAACTGGCAACTcgagcaggaggcagaggagtgGGAAGAGGAGCAATCTTGCAAGATTCCTCAGATGGAGCCTTCACCTGCTTCTGAATCGCAGGACCTCTCTTCCGAATCAGGGCCAG ATCAGACTTCAGTCTGTGAGCAGAGCATGCGCTCTCTGTCCTCTGAACACGCCATGATTGCCAAGGAGCAGACTGCCAAGGCCATCGCAAACACCGCCGACGCCTATGAAAAGAACGGTGTCGAGGCAGCTCTCTGCGAG CCCAAGGAGGTAGAGCCAAAGAAGGCCCAACTGGGAGAAACAGCAGTTCAGGCAGAACAACCGCAGGATGCTAAGGAAATGGTGTCTGCTACCCAAACTAGCTCACAGGTCTCTGAAGTGGAAATTCCCAGTGTGGGGAAGATTCCTGTTAGATCTGATGCAGACGGATATAATGAGGAG GTGATGCTGAGTCCAGCCATGCAAGGTGTCATCCTGGCTATTGCAAAAGCCCGCCAGACCTTTGATCGAGATGGGTCTGAAGCGGGGCTTGTTAAG GCGTTCCATGAGGAGTACTCCCGGCTCTACCTGCTTGCCAAAGAGACCCCAACCCCTCAGAACGACGCCCGGTTGCAACATGTGCTCATTTACTTCCTGCAAAACAATGCTCCCCAGCAGGTGGTAGAACGTACCCTGCTTGAGCAGTTTGCGGacaaaaacctcagctatgACGAAAG GTCAATTAGCATTATGAAGGTGGCACGAGCAAAGCTGAGAGAAATTGGACCTGATGATGTCGATATGGAGGAGTACAAG AGATGGCATGAAGACTACAGCCTTTTTCGCAAGGTGTCAGTTTACCTGCTGACAGGGTTGGAGCTGTACCAGAATAGAAA GTACCAGGAGTCACTCACCTACCTGGTCTATGCCTACCAAAGCAACACGAAGCTGCTGAGGAAAGGAGCCAGCAGAGGAGTGAGCGAATCACTGATTGGCTTGTACAGAAGGAAGTGTCTCCTG AAGCTGAACGAGGTGGCAGCATCGCTCTTCGTAAGTTGTGAAGAAGTTCATGTGGCCGAGGGCATTAGCATCCTGAATGAGCTGATCATCCCCTGCATGCACCTCATGAATAACTTTGAGATCTCCAAAGAGGACCTGGATGCTATCGAGGTCATGAGAAGCCGCTGGTGCTCCTATTTGGGACGAGAAGACATGGATG CAAAACTGCAGATGAAGCTGGGCGAATTGCTTCCCCGGCTCCTCGACGGCTCCACCGAGGTCATTGTGCTGAAAGAGCCCCCGAAGATCCGGCCCAACTCCCCCTACGACCTCTGCAGCCGGTTTGCAGCCGTGATGGAGTCCATTCACGGGGCCTCGACTGTGACTGTGAAGTAG
- the USP28 gene encoding ubiquitin carboxyl-terminal hydrolase 28 isoform X6, protein MVQLFYGTFLTEGVHEGNTFSKIETFGQYPLQVNGYRNLNECLEGAMVEGEMDEATAAQSVKYGQERWFTKLPPVLTFELSRFEFNQSLGQPEKIHTKLEFPQTIYMDRYLHCSKELIQMKREEIKRLKEQMVILQQKLERYMKYGSGPARFPLPDMLQYVLEFVTTKPAAGVSSAQGSQTALLQAQAEPHILDVPSQPNGILEKKNTRTEDGACFSANSSPQQKLSRPLQASGSPAERSEHPAPHMVSEEELKLVRTCLQRWRNEIEQDVQDLKESIARINLSIDQMYCDPLLQQVPYHLHAVLVHEGQANSGHYWAFIYDQSRKSWLKYNDISVTESSWEELERDSFGGLKNASAYCLMYINDKVSHFAAGEDDGPEVGQFQREVEALPPELRHYIQEDNWQLEQEAEEWEEEQSCKIPQMEPSPASESQDLSSESGPDQTSVCEQSMRSLSSEHAMIAKEQTAKAIANTADAYEKNGVEAALCEPKEVEPKKAQLGETAVQAEQPQDAKEMVSATQTSSQVSEVEIPSVGKIPVRSDADGYNEEVMLSPAMQGVILAIAKARQTFDRDGSEAGLVKAFHEEYSRLYLLAKETPTPQNDARLQHVLIYFLQNNAPQQVVERTLLEQFADKNLSYDERSISIMKVARAKLREIGPDDVDMEEYKRWHEDYSLFRKVSVYLLTGLELYQNRKYQESLTYLVYAYQSNTKLLRKGASRGVSESLIGLYRRKCLLKLNEVAASLFVSCEEVHVAEGISILNELIIPCMHLMNNFEISKEDLDAIEVMRSRWCSYLGREDMDAKLQMKLGELLPRLLDGSTEVIVLKEPPKIRPNSPYDLCSRFAAVMESIHGASTVTVK, encoded by the exons ATGGTACAGCTTTTCTATGGGACTTTCTTGACTGAGGGTGTCCATGAGG GCAATACTTTTTCCAAGATTGAAACCTTTGGTCAGTATCCCCTTCAGGTAAATGGTTATCGAAACTTGAATGAGTGCTTGGAAGGAGCCATGGTGGAGGGAGAGATGGATGAGGCAACAGCAGCTCAGTCAGTGAAGTACGGACAGGAG CGCTGGTTTACAAAACTCCCACCAGTACTGACCTTTGAACTCTCCCGATTTGAGTTCAATCAGTCACTAGGACAACCAGAGAAAATTCACACCAAGCTAGAATTTCCCCAGACTATTTATATGGACAG GTACCTCCACTGCAGTAAAGAGCTTATTCAGatgaagagagaagaaatcaaGAGATTGAAGGAACAAATGGTGattctgcagcagaaactgGAAAG GTATATGAAATACGGCTCTGGCCCAGCCCGCTTTCCACTGCCTGACATGCTCCAGTATGTTCTCGAATTCGTCACTACAAAGCCAGCTGCAGGTGTTTCTTCGGCTCAGGGCTCTCAGACAGCACTCCTGCAGGCCCAAGCTGAGCCTCACATTTTGGACGTGCCTTCACAGCCAAATGG CATACTAGAAAAGAAGAATACTAGGACCGAAGATGGAGCTTGCTTTTCAGCAAATTCTTCACCACAGCAAAAATTGAGTAGGCCACTCCAAGCTTCTGGTTCACCAGCGGAAAGGTCAGAACATCCAGCTCCTCACATGGTTTCTGAGGAAGAGCTGAAGCTTGTTAGGACGTGTCTGCAGCGATGGAGAAATGAGATCGAACAGGACGTGCAAG ATCTGAAGGAGTCTATCGCCAGAATCAACCTGTCCATTGACCAAATGTACTGTGACCCTCTCCTCCAACAG GTTCCCTACCATCTGCATGCAGTCTTGGTACACGAAGGACAAGCAAATTCTGGTCACTACTGGGCCTTCATATATGACCAGTCTCGAAAAAGCTGGCTCAAATACAATGACATCTCAGTGACAGAATCATCGTGGGAAGAATTGGAGAGAGATTCATTTGGAGGCTTGAAAAATGCCAGCGCCTACTGCCTGATGTACATAAATGATAAGGTGTCCCACTTTGCAGCAG GTGAGGATGATGGCCCAGAGGTTGGACAGTTTCAGAGGGAGGTGGAAGCCTTGCCCCCAGAGCTGAGACACTACATCCAGGAGGACAACTGGCAACTcgagcaggaggcagaggagtgGGAAGAGGAGCAATCTTGCAAGATTCCTCAGATGGAGCCTTCACCTGCTTCTGAATCGCAGGACCTCTCTTCCGAATCAGGGCCAG ATCAGACTTCAGTCTGTGAGCAGAGCATGCGCTCTCTGTCCTCTGAACACGCCATGATTGCCAAGGAGCAGACTGCCAAGGCCATCGCAAACACCGCCGACGCCTATGAAAAGAACGGTGTCGAGGCAGCTCTCTGCGAG CCCAAGGAGGTAGAGCCAAAGAAGGCCCAACTGGGAGAAACAGCAGTTCAGGCAGAACAACCGCAGGATGCTAAGGAAATGGTGTCTGCTACCCAAACTAGCTCACAGGTCTCTGAAGTGGAAATTCCCAGTGTGGGGAAGATTCCTGTTAGATCTGATGCAGACGGATATAATGAGGAG GTGATGCTGAGTCCAGCCATGCAAGGTGTCATCCTGGCTATTGCAAAAGCCCGCCAGACCTTTGATCGAGATGGGTCTGAAGCGGGGCTTGTTAAG GCGTTCCATGAGGAGTACTCCCGGCTCTACCTGCTTGCCAAAGAGACCCCAACCCCTCAGAACGACGCCCGGTTGCAACATGTGCTCATTTACTTCCTGCAAAACAATGCTCCCCAGCAGGTGGTAGAACGTACCCTGCTTGAGCAGTTTGCGGacaaaaacctcagctatgACGAAAG GTCAATTAGCATTATGAAGGTGGCACGAGCAAAGCTGAGAGAAATTGGACCTGATGATGTCGATATGGAGGAGTACAAG AGATGGCATGAAGACTACAGCCTTTTTCGCAAGGTGTCAGTTTACCTGCTGACAGGGTTGGAGCTGTACCAGAATAGAAA GTACCAGGAGTCACTCACCTACCTGGTCTATGCCTACCAAAGCAACACGAAGCTGCTGAGGAAAGGAGCCAGCAGAGGAGTGAGCGAATCACTGATTGGCTTGTACAGAAGGAAGTGTCTCCTG AAGCTGAACGAGGTGGCAGCATCGCTCTTCGTAAGTTGTGAAGAAGTTCATGTGGCCGAGGGCATTAGCATCCTGAATGAGCTGATCATCCCCTGCATGCACCTCATGAATAACTTTGAGATCTCCAAAGAGGACCTGGATGCTATCGAGGTCATGAGAAGCCGCTGGTGCTCCTATTTGGGACGAGAAGACATGGATG CAAAACTGCAGATGAAGCTGGGCGAATTGCTTCCCCGGCTCCTCGACGGCTCCACCGAGGTCATTGTGCTGAAAGAGCCCCCGAAGATCCGGCCCAACTCCCCCTACGACCTCTGCAGCCGGTTTGCAGCCGTGATGGAGTCCATTCACGGGGCCTCGACTGTGACTGTGAAGTAG
- the USP28 gene encoding ubiquitin carboxyl-terminal hydrolase 28 isoform X7 produces the protein MRYPLQVNGYRNLNECLEGAMVEGEMDEATAAQSVKYGQERWFTKLPPVLTFELSRFEFNQSLGQPEKIHTKLEFPQTIYMDRYLHCSKELIQMKREEIKRLKEQMVILQQKLERYMKYGSGPARFPLPDMLQYVLEFVTTKPAAGVSSAQGSQTALLQAQAEPHILDVPSQPNGILEKKNTRTEDGACFSANSSPQQKLSRPLQASGSPAERSEHPAPHMVSEEELKLVRTCLQRWRNEIEQDVQDLKESIARINLSIDQMYCDPLLQQVPYHLHAVLVHEGQANSGHYWAFIYDQSRKSWLKYNDISVTESSWEELERDSFGGLKNASAYCLMYINDKVSHFAAGEDDGPEVGQFQREVEALPPELRHYIQEDNWQLEQEAEEWEEEQSCKIPQMEPSPASESQDLSSESGPDQTSVCEQSMRSLSSEHAMIAKEQTAKAIANTADAYEKNGVEAALCEPKEVEPKKAQLGETAVQAEQPQDAKEMVSATQTSSQVSEVEIPSVGKIPVRSDADGYNEEVMLSPAMQGVILAIAKARQTFDRDGSEAGLVKAFHEEYSRLYLLAKETPTPQNDARLQHVLIYFLQNNAPQQVVERTLLEQFADKNLSYDERSISIMKVARAKLREIGPDDVDMEEYKRWHEDYSLFRKVSVYLLTGLELYQNRKYQESLTYLVYAYQSNTKLLRKGASRGVSESLIGLYRRKCLLKLNEVAASLFVSCEEVHVAEGISILNELIIPCMHLMNNFEISKEDLDAIEVMRSRWCSYLGREDMDAKLQMKLGELLPRLLDGSTEVIVLKEPPKIRPNSPYDLCSRFAAVMESIHGASTVTVK, from the exons ATGAGG TATCCCCTTCAGGTAAATGGTTATCGAAACTTGAATGAGTGCTTGGAAGGAGCCATGGTGGAGGGAGAGATGGATGAGGCAACAGCAGCTCAGTCAGTGAAGTACGGACAGGAG CGCTGGTTTACAAAACTCCCACCAGTACTGACCTTTGAACTCTCCCGATTTGAGTTCAATCAGTCACTAGGACAACCAGAGAAAATTCACACCAAGCTAGAATTTCCCCAGACTATTTATATGGACAG GTACCTCCACTGCAGTAAAGAGCTTATTCAGatgaagagagaagaaatcaaGAGATTGAAGGAACAAATGGTGattctgcagcagaaactgGAAAG GTATATGAAATACGGCTCTGGCCCAGCCCGCTTTCCACTGCCTGACATGCTCCAGTATGTTCTCGAATTCGTCACTACAAAGCCAGCTGCAGGTGTTTCTTCGGCTCAGGGCTCTCAGACAGCACTCCTGCAGGCCCAAGCTGAGCCTCACATTTTGGACGTGCCTTCACAGCCAAATGG CATACTAGAAAAGAAGAATACTAGGACCGAAGATGGAGCTTGCTTTTCAGCAAATTCTTCACCACAGCAAAAATTGAGTAGGCCACTCCAAGCTTCTGGTTCACCAGCGGAAAGGTCAGAACATCCAGCTCCTCACATGGTTTCTGAGGAAGAGCTGAAGCTTGTTAGGACGTGTCTGCAGCGATGGAGAAATGAGATCGAACAGGACGTGCAAG ATCTGAAGGAGTCTATCGCCAGAATCAACCTGTCCATTGACCAAATGTACTGTGACCCTCTCCTCCAACAG GTTCCCTACCATCTGCATGCAGTCTTGGTACACGAAGGACAAGCAAATTCTGGTCACTACTGGGCCTTCATATATGACCAGTCTCGAAAAAGCTGGCTCAAATACAATGACATCTCAGTGACAGAATCATCGTGGGAAGAATTGGAGAGAGATTCATTTGGAGGCTTGAAAAATGCCAGCGCCTACTGCCTGATGTACATAAATGATAAGGTGTCCCACTTTGCAGCAG GTGAGGATGATGGCCCAGAGGTTGGACAGTTTCAGAGGGAGGTGGAAGCCTTGCCCCCAGAGCTGAGACACTACATCCAGGAGGACAACTGGCAACTcgagcaggaggcagaggagtgGGAAGAGGAGCAATCTTGCAAGATTCCTCAGATGGAGCCTTCACCTGCTTCTGAATCGCAGGACCTCTCTTCCGAATCAGGGCCAG ATCAGACTTCAGTCTGTGAGCAGAGCATGCGCTCTCTGTCCTCTGAACACGCCATGATTGCCAAGGAGCAGACTGCCAAGGCCATCGCAAACACCGCCGACGCCTATGAAAAGAACGGTGTCGAGGCAGCTCTCTGCGAG CCCAAGGAGGTAGAGCCAAAGAAGGCCCAACTGGGAGAAACAGCAGTTCAGGCAGAACAACCGCAGGATGCTAAGGAAATGGTGTCTGCTACCCAAACTAGCTCACAGGTCTCTGAAGTGGAAATTCCCAGTGTGGGGAAGATTCCTGTTAGATCTGATGCAGACGGATATAATGAGGAG GTGATGCTGAGTCCAGCCATGCAAGGTGTCATCCTGGCTATTGCAAAAGCCCGCCAGACCTTTGATCGAGATGGGTCTGAAGCGGGGCTTGTTAAG GCGTTCCATGAGGAGTACTCCCGGCTCTACCTGCTTGCCAAAGAGACCCCAACCCCTCAGAACGACGCCCGGTTGCAACATGTGCTCATTTACTTCCTGCAAAACAATGCTCCCCAGCAGGTGGTAGAACGTACCCTGCTTGAGCAGTTTGCGGacaaaaacctcagctatgACGAAAG GTCAATTAGCATTATGAAGGTGGCACGAGCAAAGCTGAGAGAAATTGGACCTGATGATGTCGATATGGAGGAGTACAAG AGATGGCATGAAGACTACAGCCTTTTTCGCAAGGTGTCAGTTTACCTGCTGACAGGGTTGGAGCTGTACCAGAATAGAAA GTACCAGGAGTCACTCACCTACCTGGTCTATGCCTACCAAAGCAACACGAAGCTGCTGAGGAAAGGAGCCAGCAGAGGAGTGAGCGAATCACTGATTGGCTTGTACAGAAGGAAGTGTCTCCTG AAGCTGAACGAGGTGGCAGCATCGCTCTTCGTAAGTTGTGAAGAAGTTCATGTGGCCGAGGGCATTAGCATCCTGAATGAGCTGATCATCCCCTGCATGCACCTCATGAATAACTTTGAGATCTCCAAAGAGGACCTGGATGCTATCGAGGTCATGAGAAGCCGCTGGTGCTCCTATTTGGGACGAGAAGACATGGATG CAAAACTGCAGATGAAGCTGGGCGAATTGCTTCCCCGGCTCCTCGACGGCTCCACCGAGGTCATTGTGCTGAAAGAGCCCCCGAAGATCCGGCCCAACTCCCCCTACGACCTCTGCAGCCGGTTTGCAGCCGTGATGGAGTCCATTCACGGGGCCTCGACTGTGACTGTGAAGTAG